In the genome of Streptomyces aquilus, the window TCCCCAAGGGCGAGTACGTGCCCGACGAGGAGCCGGCCTGGGAGGCCGCCCGGCGTGAGTTCCGGGAGGAGCTCGGGCTGGCGCCGCCGGACGGGGACGCCGTGCCGCTGGGCGAGGTCAGGCAGTCGGGCGGCAAGCTCGTCACCGTCTGGGCGATCGAGGCCGACCTCGACCCCGCGACCGTCGTCCCGGGCACGTTCCGGATGGAGTGGCCGCCGAAGTCGGGACGGCAGCAGGAGTTCCCGGAGCTGGACCGCGTGGCCTGGTTTCCCGTGGAGCGCGCCCGCGAGGTGATCGTCACGGCACAGGCCACGTTTCTCGACCGGCTGGCGGAGCACTCGCCCTGACACGTTGCGGCGGGGCCCGCCGCGCGGGAAGGTCGAAACACAGGTCCGCTCCCCCAGGAGGTCGGTCATGCCCATCGCGACGGTGAACCCGGCGAACGGCGAGACGCTCAAGACGTACGAGGCCATGGGCGCCGAGGAGATCGAGCGCCGGCTCCAGCTCGCGGAGGCCACCTTCCGCACCTACCGGACGACGCCGTTCGCCGAACGCGCCAAGCTGCTGCACCGGGCGGCGGAGCTGCTCGACGGCATGCAGCAGGACATCGGCCGGGTCATGACCACCGAGATGGGCAAGCCCGTCAAGCAGGCCCGCGCCGAGGCCGCCAAGTGCGCCAAGGCGATGCGCTGGTACGCCGAGCACGCCGAGTCGCTGCTGGCCGACGAGGAGCCCGCCGACGCCGACGTGAAGGACTCCGGCGCGTCCCGGGCCCTGGTGCGCTACCGCCCGCTGGGCCCGGTGCTCGCGGTGATGCCGTGGAACTTCCCGCTCTGGCAGGTCGTCCGGTTCGCCGCGCCCGCGTTGATGGCGGGCAACGTCGGCCTGCTCAAGCACGCCTCGAACGTCCCCCAGACCGCCCTGTTCCTGGAGGACCTGTTCCACCAGGCGGGCTACACCGAGGGCACCTTCCAGACCCTGCTCATCGGGTCCGGCGCGGTCGAGGAGATCCTGCGCGACGAGCGCGTCAAGGCGGCCACCCTCACCGGCAGTGAGCCCGCGGGCCGCTCGGTCGCCGCGACCTGCGGTGACATGGTGAAGAAGACGGTCCTCGAACTCGGCGGCAGTGACCCGTACGTCGTCATGCCGTCCGCGGACATCGACCGGGCGGCCGAGATCGCCGTGACGGCACGGGTGCAGAACAACGGCCAGTCGTGCATCGCCGCGAAGCGCTTCATCGTGCACGCCGACGTGTACGACGCCTTCGCCGAGAAGTTCGTGCGGGGCATGCAGACGCTGAAGGTCGGCGACCCGATGGACGAGGCCACCGACGTCGGCCCGCTCGCCACCGAGCAGGGACGCGCGGACCTGGAGGAACTCGTCGACGACGCGACCCGCAGCGGCGCACGGGTGCTCTGCGGCGGCGAGCGGCCCGAGGGCGACGGCTGGTACTACCGGCCGACCGTCCTCACCGACATCACCCGCGAGATGCGCATCCACCGTGAGGAGGCCTTCGGGCCGGTGGCCACGCTGTACCGGGTGCACGACCTCGACGAGGCGGTGCTGCTCGCCAACGACTCGCCGTTCGGCCTGAGTTCGAACGTGTGGACGCGGGACGAGGCCGAGGTCGACCGTTTCGTACGGGATCTCGAAGCCGGTGCCGTGTACGTCAACGGGATGACCGCGTCGCATCCGGCGTTCCCGTTCGGCGGCGTGAAGCGGTCCGGTTACGGGCGTGAGCTGTCCGGGCACGGAATCCGCGAGTTCTGCAACATCACGACGGTTTGGCACGGAGCGTGACGCTTGCGCGGCTAACATCCCCGGTGTGAACCGTGAAGTGACTCTGCCGCTGATCGTCGACGACCGGGGCACCTTGCAGGTGTCTGCGGCCGATGTGAGCAAGTTGTTGCGCACGGTCGGGGGGCGGTGGCTGCACCTTGTCGAGGCGGGCGAGGAGGGCCTCGACGAGGACACGGTGGCCGCGTTGACCATCGAATTGGCCAAGCTCGCCGATCGCATCGATGTGGCCTGCATTGCGCACAGTAGCGGCGGCGCGTCGTGAAGGTCGTTGCACCGGCCCCTGTTTGGAACCCGACCCGTCCCTGAAACGGAGTAACCCCGCGCGAAGTCGTCTGCCCCTCGGGTGATCGTGGACTGGACCACCCTCTGAGGCGAAAGCAGGCACGGATCATGGCGACTTTGTGCAGACCCTCGGTGTCCGTTCCAGAGCACGTGATCACGATGGAGGAGACGCTGGAGCTGGCGCGCTCCCGGCACTCGGACCATCCCCAACTGCCGCTGGCCCTCCGGCTGATCGAGAACACCGGGGTCCGCACACGGCACATCGTGCAGCCGATCGAGGAGACCCTGAAGCATCCCGGCTTCGAGGAGCGCAACAAGGTCTATGTGGCCGAGGCGAAGGCCAGGGTGCCGGCGGTGGTGCAACGAGCACTGGACGACGCCGAGGTCCTGGCATCTGACATCGATGTCATCATCTATGTCTCCTGCACGGGCTTCATGATGCCGTCGCTGACCGCCTGGCTGATCAACGAGATGGACTTCGACAGCACCACCCGGCAGATCCCCATAGCCCAGCTGGGCTGTGCGGCCGGCGGGGCGGCCATCAACCGGGCGCACGACTTCTGCACCGCCTACCCGGAGGCCAACGCGCTCATCGTGGCCTGCGAGTTCTGCTCGCTGTGCTACCAGCCCACCGACCTCGGCATCGGGAACCTGCTGTCCAACGGCCTGTTCGGCGACGGCATCGCGGCCGCCGTGGTGCGCGGCAAGGGCGGCGAGGGCATCGCCCTGGAGCGCAACGGCTCCTACCTGATCCCCAAGACCGAGGACTGGATCATGTACGACGTCCGGGCCACGGGCTTCCACTTCCAGCTGGACAAACGGGTGCCGGCCACCATGGAGCCGCTCGCGCCGGCGCTCCAGGAACTCGCCGGACGGCACGGCTGGGACGCCGCCGACCTGGACTTCTACATAGTCCACGCGGGTGGGCCCCGCATCCTCGACGACCTCAGCAAGTTCTTGCAGGTCGACCCGCACGCCTTCCGGTTCAGCCGGGCCACGCTCACCGAGTACGGGAACATCGCCAGCGCCGTCGTCCTGGACGCGCTGCGCCGGTTGTTCGACGCGGGCGGGGCACCCGACCGGGCGCGCGGGCTGCTCGCCGGGTTCGGGCCCGGCATCACCGCGGAAATGTCCCTGGGCCGCTGGCGGCGCACCGACGAGACGGACTGACATGACCGAAGAGACGATCACCGAGATCCTGCCGCCCATCCGGCACTGGCCGGCCCTCGACCTGAGCGGGACCGACTTCGACCCGGTGCTCACCGAGCTGATGCGGGAGGGGCCGGTCACCCGGATCCAGCTGCCCAACGGCGAGGGCTGGGCCTGGCTGGTCACCCGGTACGACGACGTCCGGATGGTGACCAACGACCCCCGGTTCAGCCGGGAGGCCGTCATGGACCAGCCGGTCACCCGGCTCGCCCCGCACTTCATCCCCGAGCGGGGCGCCGTCGGTTTCCTGGACCCGCCGGACCACACCCGGCTGCGCCGCACGGTGGCCGCCGCGCTGACCTCGAAGGGCGTGGAGCGGGTGCGGGAGAAGTCCCGCCGGATGCTGGACGAACTGGTCGACGAGCTGGTGCAGGACGGGCCGCCCGCCGATCTCACCGCCACCGTGCTGACCCCGTTCCCCATCGCCGTGATCTGCGAGCTGATGGGCGTCCCGGCGGCCGACCGGCACGTCATGCACACGTGGACCCAGCTGATCCTGTCCTCCGCGCACGGCAAGCAAGTCAGCGAGAAGGCCAAGAAGGAGATGGGCGCCTACTTCGGCGATCTCATCGGGCTGCGGGAGGGCAGCACGGGCGAGGACGTCGCCTCACTGCTCGGCGCCGCGGTGGGCCGCGGCGAGGTGACGCTGGGCGAGGCCGTGGGGCTCGCGGTGCTGCTCCAGATCGGCGGCGAGGCGGTGACGAACAACAGCGGGCAGATGTTCTACCTGCTGCTGACCCGCCCGGACCTGGCGGACCGGCTGCGCACGGAACCGTCGATCCGCCCCCGGGCCATCGACGAACTGCTGCGCTACATCCCGCACCGCAACGCGGTCGGCCTGTCGCGGATCGCGCTGGAGGACGTGGGCATCCGGGGCGTGCGCATCCGGGCCGGCGACCCGGTCTACGTGTCGTACCTGGCCGCCAACCGCGATCCGGACGTCTTCCCGTTCCCGGAGACGATCGACTTCACCCGCAGCCCCAACCCGCATGTGTCCTTCGGCTTCGGCCCGCACTACTGCCCGGGCGGCATGCTGGCCCGGCTGGAGTCCGAACTGCTGGTGGACGCGCTGCTGGACCGGCTCCCGGGGCTGCGGCTGGCGGTCCCCGCGGACCAGGTCCCCTTCAAGAAGGGCGCGTTGATCCGCGGTCCCGAGGCGCTTCCGGTGACGTGGTGACGGCTCCCGAAGGGCTGCTGGTCCCCCCGGGGCACGGCCGGGTGGTGCAGACCCCCGCCCAGCACGTGACGTTCAAGGTGACCGGGTCGCACTCGCGCGCGGCCTCCACCTTCGAGGTCGTCGTCCCGCCCGGCTTCGACGTGGGCGCCCATGTGCACACCCGCAGCGAGGAGTTGTTCTACGTCCTCGAAGGCGAGCTGGACGTGCTCGCCTTCGAGCCGAGGGTGCGCACCCCCGACAACTGGCAGCACTGGGAGTCCAGTTCGGGCAGCCGGGTGGTACGGGCGACACCGGGCACGGTGATCGTCGTACCCCCGGGCTGTCCGCACGCGTTCGCGAACCCGACGGACACCCCGGCCAAGATGTTCTTCCAGGCGTCCCCGCCGCCGGATCACGAGCGGTACTTCGAGGAACTGCTCGAGATCCTGGGCGGCGGGGGCCCGCCGGATCACGCGGCGATCGAGGAGCTGCGCCGGCGGTACGACATCGAGCAGCTGACGCCGCTCAGGCACCGCTAGCGGATCGGCATCCCCGAGAGGGTGCGGGCGATGACCAGGCGCTGGATCTCGCTCGTGCCCTCGAAGATCGTGTAGATCGCGGCGTCGCGGTGCATGCGCTCGACCGGGTACTCGCGGGTGTAGCCGTTGCCGCCGAGGATCTGGACCGCCTGGGCGGTGACCTTCTTGGCCGTCTCGCTGGCGAACAGCTTCGACATCGAGCCCTCGGCCGCGGTGAACGGCTTGCCGTTGATCGCCATCCAGGAGGCGCGCCAGACCAGCAGCCGGGCGGCGTCGATGGACGTACGCATGTCGGCGAGCTGGAAGGCGACGCCCTGGTTGTCGATGATCGGGCGGCCGAACTGCTCGCGGGTCTTGGCGTAGTCGAGGGCGACCTCGTACGCGGCCCGGGCGGTGCCCACCGCCATCGCGCCGACCGCCGGGCGGGAGGCCTCGAACGTGGCCATCGCCGCGTTCTTCACGCGCTCGCCGCCCTGCTTGGCCCGCTCGCGGGCCCGGGCGAGGCGCTCGTCGAGCTTCTCCTTGCCACCGAGGAGGCAGGAGCCGGGCACGCGCACGTTCTCCAGGACGACCTCGGCGGTGTGCGAGGCGCGGATGCCGTGCTTCTTGAACTTCTGGCCCTGGGACAGGCCGGGGGTGTTCGGCGGGATGATGAAGGAGGCGTGGCCCTTGGAGCCGAGCTCCGCGTCGACCACGGCCACGACCACGTGGACGTTGGCGATGCCGCCGTTGGTCGCCCAGGTCTTGGTGCCGTTGAGCACCCACTCGTCCTTGGCCTCGTCGTACACCGCGCGGGTGCGCATCGAGGCCACGTCCGAACCGGCGTCCGGCTCGGAGGAGCAGAACGCGGCGACCTTGACGTCGTTGACGTCGCCGTACATCTGCGGGATCCAGGTGCCGATCTGCTCCTCGGTGCCGTTGGCGAGGACGCCGACGGCGGCGAGACCGGTGCCGACGATCGACAGCGCGATGCCCGCGTCGCCCCAGAACAGCTCCTCCATCGCCATGGGGATGCCGAGGCCGGTGGAGTCGAAGTACTGCTGGGCGTAGAAGTCGAGCGAGTAGATGCCGACCTTGGCGGCCTCCTGGATGACCGGCCAGGGAGTCTCCTCACGCTCGTCCCATTCGGCGGCCGCGGGGCGGATGACGTCGGCGGCGAAGCCGTGCAGCCAGTCCCGGACCTCCTTCTGTTCGTCGTTGAGCTCCATGGTGAACTCGGCCATGTCCCCTCCAGCGGCGGCGCAAATGCATGTTACTAGCGGTAACCCGAGTCTGTTACCGACCGGTAGGAAAAGTCAACTCCTGATGACACCTCGGCAGCCCGTTCGATGCATGAGGCATGGTGAGTGTTAGCTTGCGCAGGCATTACCGAATCAGCACGGGTGGGGAGAGCTCATGGACACCACGCAGCGGACCGATCAGCAACGGTCCGCCGACCGCCGTCGGCGCGAGCTGCTGGAGGCCGCGGACCGGGTGGTCCTGCGTGACGGACCGCAGGCCTCCATGAACGCGATCGCCGCGGAAGCGGGCATCACCAAGCCGATCCTCTACCGTCACTTCGGTGACAAGGGGGGACTCTACGCGGCGTTGGCCAAGCGGCATACAGACGCGCTGCTGGATTCTCTCCGGGCCGCGCTGGACGCGCCCGCGGAGCGGCGGGAGCGGGTGGAGGCCACGCTCGACACCTACCTCGCGGCGATCGAGGCGCGGCCTCAGGTGTACCGGTTCCTGATGCATCCCGCGGAGGGGGGTCAGGTCGGGGACCAGGGGTTCGACGTCGGCAAGCACTCGGCTCCGCTGCTGCGGCGGATGGGCGAGGAGTTGGCGCAGGTCATCGAGGACCGGGTGGATCTCGGGCCCGGGAGTCAGCAACTGGCTCGGGTGTGGGGGCACGGGATCGTCGGGATGATGCATGCGGCCGGGGACTGGTGGCTGGGGGAACGGCCTTGTTCTCGGGCTGAGTTGGTGCGGAGTCTGGCGGATCTGTTGTGGGGGCGGTTGGCTGCCGCAGGGGACAAGGTCGGTGGTCCCGGGTTCTGAAACCCCCTGGGGGCGCGGGGAACTGCGCGACCAGCCACCGACGGCCCGCAGCCGCACGAACTCAACGCCCCCACGGCGCCTTGGCGGCCTGCCGCAATACCCGTCGCTTCCGCCACCCCGTGAG includes:
- a CDS encoding NUDIX domain-containing protein; its protein translation is MRTSAGLLLFRRTEAGIEVLLGHMGGPFFARRDAGAWTVPKGEYVPDEEPAWEAARREFREELGLAPPDGDAVPLGEVRQSGGKLVTVWAIEADLDPATVVPGTFRMEWPPKSGRQQEFPELDRVAWFPVERAREVIVTAQATFLDRLAEHSP
- a CDS encoding NADP-dependent succinic semialdehyde dehydrogenase encodes the protein MPIATVNPANGETLKTYEAMGAEEIERRLQLAEATFRTYRTTPFAERAKLLHRAAELLDGMQQDIGRVMTTEMGKPVKQARAEAAKCAKAMRWYAEHAESLLADEEPADADVKDSGASRALVRYRPLGPVLAVMPWNFPLWQVVRFAAPALMAGNVGLLKHASNVPQTALFLEDLFHQAGYTEGTFQTLLIGSGAVEEILRDERVKAATLTGSEPAGRSVAATCGDMVKKTVLELGGSDPYVVMPSADIDRAAEIAVTARVQNNGQSCIAAKRFIVHADVYDAFAEKFVRGMQTLKVGDPMDEATDVGPLATEQGRADLEELVDDATRSGARVLCGGERPEGDGWYYRPTVLTDITREMRIHREEAFGPVATLYRVHDLDEAVLLANDSPFGLSSNVWTRDEAEVDRFVRDLEAGAVYVNGMTASHPAFPFGGVKRSGYGRELSGHGIREFCNITTVWHGA
- a CDS encoding DUF6213 family protein; translation: MNREVTLPLIVDDRGTLQVSAADVSKLLRTVGGRWLHLVEAGEEGLDEDTVAALTIELAKLADRIDVACIAHSSGGAS
- a CDS encoding type III polyketide synthase → MRRKQARIMATLCRPSVSVPEHVITMEETLELARSRHSDHPQLPLALRLIENTGVRTRHIVQPIEETLKHPGFEERNKVYVAEAKARVPAVVQRALDDAEVLASDIDVIIYVSCTGFMMPSLTAWLINEMDFDSTTRQIPIAQLGCAAGGAAINRAHDFCTAYPEANALIVACEFCSLCYQPTDLGIGNLLSNGLFGDGIAAAVVRGKGGEGIALERNGSYLIPKTEDWIMYDVRATGFHFQLDKRVPATMEPLAPALQELAGRHGWDAADLDFYIVHAGGPRILDDLSKFLQVDPHAFRFSRATLTEYGNIASAVVLDALRRLFDAGGAPDRARGLLAGFGPGITAEMSLGRWRRTDETD
- a CDS encoding cytochrome P450: MTEETITEILPPIRHWPALDLSGTDFDPVLTELMREGPVTRIQLPNGEGWAWLVTRYDDVRMVTNDPRFSREAVMDQPVTRLAPHFIPERGAVGFLDPPDHTRLRRTVAAALTSKGVERVREKSRRMLDELVDELVQDGPPADLTATVLTPFPIAVICELMGVPAADRHVMHTWTQLILSSAHGKQVSEKAKKEMGAYFGDLIGLREGSTGEDVASLLGAAVGRGEVTLGEAVGLAVLLQIGGEAVTNNSGQMFYLLLTRPDLADRLRTEPSIRPRAIDELLRYIPHRNAVGLSRIALEDVGIRGVRIRAGDPVYVSYLAANRDPDVFPFPETIDFTRSPNPHVSFGFGPHYCPGGMLARLESELLVDALLDRLPGLRLAVPADQVPFKKGALIRGPEALPVTW
- a CDS encoding cupin domain-containing protein → MTAPEGLLVPPGHGRVVQTPAQHVTFKVTGSHSRAASTFEVVVPPGFDVGAHVHTRSEELFYVLEGELDVLAFEPRVRTPDNWQHWESSSGSRVVRATPGTVIVVPPGCPHAFANPTDTPAKMFFQASPPPDHERYFEELLEILGGGGPPDHAAIEELRRRYDIEQLTPLRHR
- a CDS encoding acyl-CoA dehydrogenase family protein, with protein sequence MAEFTMELNDEQKEVRDWLHGFAADVIRPAAAEWDEREETPWPVIQEAAKVGIYSLDFYAQQYFDSTGLGIPMAMEELFWGDAGIALSIVGTGLAAVGVLANGTEEQIGTWIPQMYGDVNDVKVAAFCSSEPDAGSDVASMRTRAVYDEAKDEWVLNGTKTWATNGGIANVHVVVAVVDAELGSKGHASFIIPPNTPGLSQGQKFKKHGIRASHTAEVVLENVRVPGSCLLGGKEKLDERLARARERAKQGGERVKNAAMATFEASRPAVGAMAVGTARAAYEVALDYAKTREQFGRPIIDNQGVAFQLADMRTSIDAARLLVWRASWMAINGKPFTAAEGSMSKLFASETAKKVTAQAVQILGGNGYTREYPVERMHRDAAIYTIFEGTSEIQRLVIARTLSGMPIR
- a CDS encoding TetR family transcriptional regulator, whose product is MDTTQRTDQQRSADRRRRELLEAADRVVLRDGPQASMNAIAAEAGITKPILYRHFGDKGGLYAALAKRHTDALLDSLRAALDAPAERRERVEATLDTYLAAIEARPQVYRFLMHPAEGGQVGDQGFDVGKHSAPLLRRMGEELAQVIEDRVDLGPGSQQLARVWGHGIVGMMHAAGDWWLGERPCSRAELVRSLADLLWGRLAAAGDKVGGPGF